The genomic DNA AGGATGGTTGCTGTTACTTTGTGACGAGATCGGGAATGAATTGCTGggtttaaaaatgctgctttggaTTCTGTTGCTGGAGACGTctctttgttttgctgctggaaaCGTTACAGGGGACGTTTGCAAAGAGAAGATCTGTGCCTGCAACGAGATAGAAGGGGATTTGCACGTAGACTGTGAGAAAAAGGGATTTACCAGCCTGCAACATTTCACCGCCCCAACTTCCCAGTTTTACCATTTATTCCTGCATGGAAATTCCCTGACTCGACTTTTCCCTAATGAGTTTGCTAACTTTTACAATGCAGTCAGTTTGCACATGGAAAACAACGGTTTGCATGAGATTGTTCCTGGGGCTTTCCTTGGGCTGCAGCTGGTGAAACGCTTGCACATAAACAACAACAAGATCAAATCGTTCAGGAAGCAGACTTTCCTGGGGCTGGACGATCTGGAATACCTCCAGGCAGATTTTAATCTATTGAGGGATATTGACCCGGGAGCATTTAGGGACTTAAACAAGCTAGAGGTGCTGATTTTAAATGACAATCTTATCAGCACCTTGCCCCCTAACGTGTTTCAGTATGTGCCGATCACCCACCTCGACCTCCGGGGAAACCGTCTTAAAACCTTGCCTTATGAGGAGGTCCTGGAGCAGATCCCAGGCATTGCTGAAATCCTTCTAGAGGATAACCCGTGGGACTGCACTTGCGATCTGCTGTCGTTGAAGGAATGGCTGGAAAACATACCCAAAAATGCTTTGATCGGCAGAGTGATTTGTGAGGCTCCCACTAGGTTGCAGGGCAAAGATTTAAATGAGACCACAGAGCAAGAGCTGTGCAAAAAGAACAGAGTGGATTCTAGCCTAGCTGCTCCCCCTGCCGAAGAAGAAACCTGTGATCCTGGTCCCATTCCAACCCCCTTTAAAATACATGGCAAAGAAGACCCTGCCACACCAGGATCTGGTCCAAACGGAGGTACAAAGATTCCTGTCAACTGGCAAATCAAGACCAGACCCACTGCTGCCGTGTCAACTGTTAGCGCAAAGAGCAAGCTGCAGGCTACCGTGTCCTGCCCACAGATCTGCAGCTGCGACCAGATCCCTGGCTCAGGTTTAAAGGTTAATTGCAATGACAGGAATGTGAGCAGTTTGGTGGATTTGAAGCCCAAGCCATCCAATGTGCAGGAGCTGTTTCTGAGAGACAACAAAATACATACCATCAGGAAATCCCACTTTCTGGATTACCGAAAACTTAATTTACTCGACCTGGGCAACAACAACATTGCCACAGTT from Caloenas nicobarica isolate bCalNic1 chromosome 1, bCalNic1.hap1, whole genome shotgun sequence includes the following:
- the SLITRK1 gene encoding SLIT and NTRK-like protein 1; translation: MLLWILLLETSLCFAAGNVTGDVCKEKICACNEIEGDLHVDCEKKGFTSLQHFTAPTSQFYHLFLHGNSLTRLFPNEFANFYNAVSLHMENNGLHEIVPGAFLGLQLVKRLHINNNKIKSFRKQTFLGLDDLEYLQADFNLLRDIDPGAFRDLNKLEVLILNDNLISTLPPNVFQYVPITHLDLRGNRLKTLPYEEVLEQIPGIAEILLEDNPWDCTCDLLSLKEWLENIPKNALIGRVICEAPTRLQGKDLNETTEQELCKKNRVDSSLAAPPAEEETCDPGPIPTPFKIHGKEDPATPGSGPNGGTKIPVNWQIKTRPTAAVSTVSAKSKLQATVSCPQICSCDQIPGSGLKVNCNDRNVSSLVDLKPKPSNVQELFLRDNKIHTIRKSHFLDYRKLNLLDLGNNNIATVENNTFKNLFDLRWLYMDSNYLDTLSREKFAGLQNLEYLNVEFNGIQLIMPGTFNAMPKLRVLILNNNLLRSLPVDVFAGVSLSKLSIHNNYFMYLPVAGVLDQLTSITQIDLHGNPWDCTCPIVPFKQWAEMLRPKVIMSDLRCESPEDFFKEDFESLSNDVICPQLKILPTLTSTNKNSTGLTETGTHSNSYLETSRVSISVLVPGLLLVFVTSAFTVVGMLVFILRNRKRSKRRDANSSASEINSLQTVCDSSYWHNGPYTADGAHRVYDCGSHSLSD